A window of Bufo gargarizans isolate SCDJY-AF-19 chromosome 9, ASM1485885v1, whole genome shotgun sequence contains these coding sequences:
- the NELFE gene encoding negative elongation factor E isoform X1 has translation MCPLAPATMVLLPPVLTEEEEALQRKFAKLKKKKKALLALKKQTSSNQTSQAGIKRSLSDQPAVDTATATEQAKMLVKTGAISAIKSGTKNSGFKRSRTLEGKLKDPDKGPAPTFQPFQRSVSVDEEQAEISRRNQRKSLYESFVSSSERMRDPERVTEERESDREVHRAGDKEPHERDRGRERDRDRERDRDRDRSDRDRERERDREGFHRSSDSFPEHRAPRKGNTVYVHGVGMKKQVLTDAFSKFGKIIDLATDAPRNCAFVTFEKIESADQAIQELNNTMIEDVSVRVSIARKQPMLDVAIENSLWGQLAYHDTANGSHKDKRAHVIYSEDYFSATSSSSGSTTG, from the exons AT gtgtccgctcgccCCTGCCACCATGGTGTTGTTGCCTCCCGTCTTGACAGAGGAAGAGGAAGCGCTGCAGAGGAAATTTGCCAAGCTGAAAAAGAAG AAAAAGGCCTTGCTGGCTCTGAAGAAGCAGACGTCCAGCAATCAGACAAGCCAGGCCGGCATCAAGAGAT CATTATCAGACCAACCAGCAGTGGACACGGCCACGGCGACAGAACAAGCCAAGATGCTGGTGAAGACCGGCGCCATCAGTGCTATTAAATCTGGGACCAAAAACAGTGGGTTCAAGCGCTCTCGGACACTAGAGGGCAAACTCAAG GACCCCGATAAGGGCCCAGCACCCACTTTCCAGCCTTTCCAGCGCAGCGTCTCTGTAGATGAGGAGCAAGCAGAG ATCTCAAGGCGCAACCAAAGGAAGTCTCTCTATGAGAG TTTTGTAAGTTCAAGTGAGCGTATGCGAGACCCCGAGAGAGTGACAGAGGAACGAGAGAGTGACAGAGAAGTGCACCGCGCAGGAGACAAGGAGCCTCATGAACGAGACCGCGGGAGAGAACGAGACCGCGATCGGGAGAGAGACAGGGACAGAGACCGAAGTGATAGAGATCGAGAGAGGGAACGGGACCGAGAAGGTTTCCACAGGA GTTCCGATTCCTTCCCAGAGCATCGCGCACCCAGAAAAGGAAACACAGTGTACGTTCACGGCGTGGGCATGAAGAAGCAGGTGCTCACAGATGCCTTCTCCAAATTTGGGAAGATCATAGACCTTGCGACCGATGCTCCACGGAA CTGCGCTTTTGTCACGTTTGAGAAGATTGAGTCGGCAGACCAGGCAATCCAGGAG CTTAATAACACGATGATAGAAGACGTCTCGGTGAGGGTCAGCATAGCCCGGAAACAGCCCATGCTGGATGTCGCCATAGAGAATTCCTTGTGGGGTCAGCTGG CCTACCACGACACCGCAAATGGATCCCACAAGGACAAGAGAGCTCATGTCATCTACTCAGAAGATTATTTCAGTGCAACGTCCTCCAGCTCAGGCAGCACTACCGGGTGA
- the NELFE gene encoding negative elongation factor E isoform X2, protein MVLLPPVLTEEEEALQRKFAKLKKKKKALLALKKQTSSNQTSQAGIKRSLSDQPAVDTATATEQAKMLVKTGAISAIKSGTKNSGFKRSRTLEGKLKDPDKGPAPTFQPFQRSVSVDEEQAEISRRNQRKSLYESFVSSSERMRDPERVTEERESDREVHRAGDKEPHERDRGRERDRDRERDRDRDRSDRDRERERDREGFHRSSDSFPEHRAPRKGNTVYVHGVGMKKQVLTDAFSKFGKIIDLATDAPRNCAFVTFEKIESADQAIQELNNTMIEDVSVRVSIARKQPMLDVAIENSLWGQLAYHDTANGSHKDKRAHVIYSEDYFSATSSSSGSTTG, encoded by the exons ATGGTGTTGTTGCCTCCCGTCTTGACAGAGGAAGAGGAAGCGCTGCAGAGGAAATTTGCCAAGCTGAAAAAGAAG AAAAAGGCCTTGCTGGCTCTGAAGAAGCAGACGTCCAGCAATCAGACAAGCCAGGCCGGCATCAAGAGAT CATTATCAGACCAACCAGCAGTGGACACGGCCACGGCGACAGAACAAGCCAAGATGCTGGTGAAGACCGGCGCCATCAGTGCTATTAAATCTGGGACCAAAAACAGTGGGTTCAAGCGCTCTCGGACACTAGAGGGCAAACTCAAG GACCCCGATAAGGGCCCAGCACCCACTTTCCAGCCTTTCCAGCGCAGCGTCTCTGTAGATGAGGAGCAAGCAGAG ATCTCAAGGCGCAACCAAAGGAAGTCTCTCTATGAGAG TTTTGTAAGTTCAAGTGAGCGTATGCGAGACCCCGAGAGAGTGACAGAGGAACGAGAGAGTGACAGAGAAGTGCACCGCGCAGGAGACAAGGAGCCTCATGAACGAGACCGCGGGAGAGAACGAGACCGCGATCGGGAGAGAGACAGGGACAGAGACCGAAGTGATAGAGATCGAGAGAGGGAACGGGACCGAGAAGGTTTCCACAGGA GTTCCGATTCCTTCCCAGAGCATCGCGCACCCAGAAAAGGAAACACAGTGTACGTTCACGGCGTGGGCATGAAGAAGCAGGTGCTCACAGATGCCTTCTCCAAATTTGGGAAGATCATAGACCTTGCGACCGATGCTCCACGGAA CTGCGCTTTTGTCACGTTTGAGAAGATTGAGTCGGCAGACCAGGCAATCCAGGAG CTTAATAACACGATGATAGAAGACGTCTCGGTGAGGGTCAGCATAGCCCGGAAACAGCCCATGCTGGATGTCGCCATAGAGAATTCCTTGTGGGGTCAGCTGG CCTACCACGACACCGCAAATGGATCCCACAAGGACAAGAGAGCTCATGTCATCTACTCAGAAGATTATTTCAGTGCAACGTCCTCCAGCTCAGGCAGCACTACCGGGTGA